The following coding sequences lie in one Actinomycetota bacterium genomic window:
- a CDS encoding histidine phosphatase family protein, with product MTTPVRYLYLLRHAKSDWDDPGLEDHERPLSPRGRKAAKKIAQHLRESGIQPSLVLCSSALRARQTLEGVSSAFGEAVAIKVERSLYGADEGNLLARLRRVPASVQSVMVIGHNPGLQFLALTLAARGKQRARLEAKFPTAALATLRILESPWKELDRGRAELVELVVPRDLG from the coding sequence ATGACCACACCGGTCCGCTACCTCTACCTCCTTCGGCACGCCAAGTCGGATTGGGACGACCCCGGGCTGGAGGACCACGAGCGGCCGCTGTCCCCCCGGGGCCGCAAGGCCGCCAAGAAGATCGCGCAGCACCTTCGGGAATCGGGGATCCAGCCGTCGCTCGTGCTGTGCTCGTCCGCGCTGCGAGCTCGCCAGACCCTGGAGGGGGTATCCTCCGCGTTCGGCGAGGCGGTCGCCATCAAGGTGGAGCGCTCGCTGTACGGGGCGGACGAGGGAAACCTGCTGGCGAGGCTGCGGCGGGTCCCGGCCTCCGTCCAGTCGGTCATGGTGATCGGCCACAACCCGGGCCTCCAGTTCCTGGCGCTGACCCTGGCCGCCCGGGGCAAGCAGCGGGCCAGGCTGGAGGCGAAGTTCCCCACCGCCGCCCTGGCCACCCTGCGGATCCTGGAGTCGCCCTGGAAGGAGCTCGACCGGGGCCGGGCCGAGCTGGTCGAGCTCGTCGTGCCCAGGGACCTGGGGTAG
- a CDS encoding arsenate reductase ArsC, producing MNDVPEVLFVCVHNAGRSQMAAALLDQVARGRVRVRSAGSTPAGEINPRVVEAMEEVGLDLSKEFPKPLATGAVEAADVVVTMGCGDACPVYPGKRYLDWDLPDPAGRSLAEVREIRDEIERRVRALLAELIPAPA from the coding sequence ATGAACGACGTACCGGAGGTCCTGTTCGTGTGCGTGCACAACGCCGGCCGAAGCCAGATGGCGGCGGCGCTGCTCGACCAGGTCGCACGGGGGCGCGTGCGCGTCCGATCCGCCGGCAGCACCCCGGCCGGCGAGATCAACCCGCGGGTGGTCGAGGCCATGGAGGAGGTGGGCCTGGACCTGTCAAAGGAGTTCCCGAAGCCCCTCGCCACCGGGGCCGTCGAAGCCGCCGACGTCGTGGTGACCATGGGGTGCGGCGACGCCTGCCCCGTCTACCCCGGCAAGCGGTACCTGGACTGGGACCTTCCCGACCCGGCCGGCCGGTCGCTGGCCGAGGTCCGCGAGATCCGCGACGAGATCGAGCGGCGGGTCCGTGCCCTCCTGGCAGAGCTGATTCCGGCCCCGGCCTGA
- a CDS encoding substrate-binding domain-containing protein, giving the protein MRRSTRRAAGLALGLAVVLLAAACSKNSTTTNGSTGPSGATNTSPSGPVTGSVKVSGSSTVLPISQLLAQEFSQQNSAVQISVDGPGTTDGFVLFCKGQTDINDASRAISSDEVTACKQGGVDYIELAIAYDGITVMTNPANTSVNCLSKADLYALIGPESKGFKNWSDANALDKQLGGAGNFPNEPLDLVGPGQESGTWGSFIDLALKDIADSRSQPDDTTRPDYQSSANDNVIIQGIEGSQSSLGWVGFAYAEANAQQVKILGVSPDENKGGGGNSDCVTPSRDTIANQSYPLSRTLYLYVNKAKAQGNPALRAFVDFYLTDAGITTGVQQAGYVDLPSDQISKTRSTWSSFEGA; this is encoded by the coding sequence ATGCGTAGATCCACCAGAAGGGCAGCCGGCCTCGCGTTGGGGTTGGCTGTCGTCCTGCTCGCTGCGGCATGCAGCAAGAACAGCACCACCACGAATGGGAGCACCGGGCCGTCCGGCGCCACGAACACCAGCCCTTCCGGGCCGGTCACCGGATCGGTGAAGGTCTCCGGGTCCTCCACCGTCCTGCCCATCAGCCAGCTGCTGGCCCAGGAGTTCTCGCAGCAGAACTCTGCCGTACAGATCAGCGTGGACGGGCCGGGCACGACCGACGGGTTCGTCCTGTTCTGCAAGGGCCAGACCGACATCAACGACGCGTCCCGGGCGATCTCGTCCGATGAGGTCACGGCCTGCAAGCAGGGCGGGGTCGACTACATCGAGCTCGCGATCGCCTACGACGGCATCACCGTGATGACCAACCCCGCGAACACGTCGGTCAACTGTCTCAGCAAGGCCGACCTCTATGCGCTGATCGGACCGGAGTCGAAGGGCTTCAAGAACTGGTCCGACGCCAACGCGCTGGACAAGCAGCTCGGCGGGGCGGGGAACTTCCCCAACGAGCCCCTCGACCTCGTCGGCCCCGGCCAGGAGTCCGGCACGTGGGGATCGTTCATCGACCTGGCCCTCAAGGACATCGCCGACTCGCGGAGCCAGCCCGACGACACCACCCGCCCCGACTACCAGTCGTCGGCGAACGACAACGTGATCATCCAGGGCATCGAGGGCTCGCAGTCGTCGCTCGGGTGGGTGGGATTCGCCTACGCCGAGGCCAACGCACAGCAGGTGAAGATCCTGGGTGTGTCGCCGGACGAGAACAAGGGCGGCGGGGGGAACTCCGACTGCGTGACGCCGAGCCGGGACACCATCGCCAACCAGTCCTACCCGCTGTCGCGGACGCTGTACCTCTACGTGAACAAGGCCAAGGCGCAGGGCAACCCCGCGCTGCGGGCGTTCGTGGACTTCTACCTGACCGACGCCGGCATCACGACGGGCGTCCAGCAGGCCGGATACGTCGACCTGCCGAGCGACCAGATCTCCAAGACCCGATCGACCTGGAGCAGCTTCGAGGGTGCGTAG
- the pstC gene encoding phosphate ABC transporter permease subunit PstC, whose translation MAQLEITAPARLTAADLAGSAHRRRKERAIRIAFMAAAGFSILVSALIVVSLLGKAVQFLTLIRPSQLLAGGWFPRQGDFGISTLLAGTLIVSVIAMLVAAPLGLGAAIYLSEYARPRARRALKPILETLAGIPSVVMGFFALNVISPRLVQALFGRATSIFSLAAAGIGVGILVTPLVASVAEDAMFAVPRTLREAAYGLGAKKRVTSLRVVFPAAVSGIVAALILGISRAIGETMVVAIAAGATGGSLFTLNPLHYGQTMTTAMSSLAIGSDAVGGNSAAAAFPSLFFVGLVLFVLTLLLNIAANRFVRRVRRRY comes from the coding sequence ATGGCACAGCTCGAGATCACGGCGCCCGCCCGGCTGACCGCCGCCGACCTGGCCGGCAGCGCTCATCGTCGCCGGAAGGAACGGGCCATCCGGATCGCGTTCATGGCCGCGGCCGGGTTCTCGATCCTGGTCAGCGCGCTCATCGTCGTGTCGCTCCTGGGCAAGGCGGTGCAGTTCCTGACGCTCATCCGTCCCTCACAGCTGCTCGCCGGAGGCTGGTTCCCACGTCAGGGGGACTTCGGAATCTCGACGCTGCTGGCCGGGACTTTGATCGTCTCGGTGATCGCGATGCTCGTCGCAGCGCCGCTCGGCCTCGGTGCCGCGATCTACCTCTCGGAATACGCGCGGCCCCGGGCCCGCCGGGCCCTCAAGCCGATCCTCGAGACCCTGGCCGGGATCCCGAGCGTGGTCATGGGGTTCTTCGCCCTCAACGTGATCAGCCCCCGGTTGGTCCAGGCGCTGTTCGGTCGGGCCACGTCGATCTTCAGCCTCGCGGCCGCCGGCATCGGGGTCGGCATCCTGGTCACGCCGCTCGTCGCGAGCGTGGCCGAGGACGCGATGTTCGCCGTGCCGCGGACGTTGCGGGAGGCCGCGTACGGGCTCGGCGCCAAGAAGCGCGTCACCAGCCTGCGAGTGGTCTTCCCGGCAGCCGTCTCCGGCATCGTGGCCGCCCTCATTCTGGGCATCTCGCGGGCCATCGGTGAGACCATGGTGGTGGCGATCGCCGCCGGAGCGACCGGAGGCTCGCTGTTCACCCTGAATCCCCTGCACTACGGCCAGACGATGACGACGGCCATGAGCTCGCTGGCGATCGGATCCGATGCCGTCGGGGGGAATTCGGCGGCTGCGGCCTTCCCCAGCCTGTTCTTCGTGGGCCTGGTCCTGTTCGTCCTGACCCTGCTGCTGAACATCGCGGCGAACCGCTTCGTTCGCCGCGTGCGGAGGCGGTACTGA
- the pstA gene encoding phosphate ABC transporter permease PstA, which yields MAWRSDPASGVVAVPDTTATRIVRAALRGKRFRIGDYVVQILLLMTLMVALGVLVVLLGNVAVRGIPVLADRGTSFLTSTNSTFPFLAGVKQAVVGSLELLAIVLIFAVPLGVGAAVYLEEYARDTWINRILVTNVRNLAGVPSIVYGILGLIIFAEFLKPLTGGLTVISGGLTLSVVVLPIVIITSSEALRAVPNSIREAGFGVGATRWEVIRSHVLPSAAPGIFTGAILTLARAIGETAPLLLVGALLGFFAPGNVGFLGQLRGPYTSLPTLIFSWSTQADPNFRNLTAAAIIVLMAVLLTVNAAAIVLRNRYERKW from the coding sequence ATGGCGTGGCGGTCCGATCCGGCGAGCGGCGTCGTGGCCGTGCCCGACACGACGGCCACGCGCATCGTGCGGGCGGCCCTGCGCGGCAAGCGATTCCGCATCGGCGACTACGTCGTTCAGATCCTGTTGCTGATGACGCTGATGGTCGCGCTCGGTGTCCTCGTCGTGCTCCTCGGCAACGTGGCGGTGCGCGGGATACCCGTGCTGGCCGATCGCGGAACCAGCTTCCTCACGTCGACGAACTCGACGTTCCCCTTCCTGGCGGGCGTGAAGCAGGCGGTCGTCGGCTCGCTCGAGCTGCTGGCCATCGTGCTCATCTTCGCGGTCCCGCTCGGCGTCGGGGCCGCCGTGTACCTCGAGGAGTACGCCAGGGACACCTGGATCAACCGTATCCTCGTCACGAACGTGCGGAACCTCGCCGGTGTCCCGTCCATCGTCTACGGCATCCTGGGCCTGATCATCTTCGCCGAGTTCCTGAAGCCGCTGACCGGCGGGCTGACGGTCATCTCCGGTGGGCTGACCCTCTCTGTGGTGGTCCTGCCCATCGTCATCATCACCTCGAGCGAGGCGCTGCGAGCCGTGCCGAACAGCATCCGGGAGGCCGGGTTCGGGGTCGGGGCGACCCGGTGGGAGGTCATCCGGAGCCACGTGCTCCCGTCGGCCGCTCCCGGCATCTTCACCGGGGCGATCCTCACCCTGGCCCGGGCGATCGGGGAGACGGCGCCGCTGCTCCTGGTCGGCGCGCTGCTGGGGTTCTTCGCGCCGGGCAACGTGGGGTTCTTGGGGCAGCTCCGTGGCCCATACACGTCACTGCCAACCCTCATCTTCAGCTGGTCCACGCAGGCCGATCCCAACTTCCGGAATCTCACCGCAGCTGCCATCATCGTGCTGATGGCCGTGCTGCTCACGGTCAACGCGGCCGCGATCGTGCTGAGGAACCGGTATGAGCGAAAGTGGTGA
- the pstB gene encoding phosphate ABC transporter ATP-binding protein PstB, whose protein sequence is MHLERTARERATEVPDDAEVVFEVKDLGVSYGGVRAVENVSLDVYEKQITALIGPSGCGKTTVLRCLNRMNDLIDVARVEGTIRYHGVDLYEAGIDPVEVRRRIGMVFQKPNPFPKSIYDNIAFGPKIAGFKGNMDELVEESLTRAALWDEVKGKLKTSATELSGGQQQRLCIARCIAVQPDVILMDEPCASLDPIATLKIEELMYQLVSDYTIVIVTHNMQQAARISDRTAFFTVEVKDDGPRVGTVVEYDLTDHIFTNPKDPRTEDYVTGRFG, encoded by the coding sequence ATCCACCTCGAGCGCACGGCGCGAGAGCGCGCCACCGAGGTTCCCGACGACGCCGAGGTCGTATTCGAGGTCAAGGACCTGGGGGTCTCCTACGGGGGCGTCCGCGCCGTGGAGAACGTGAGCCTCGACGTGTACGAGAAGCAGATCACGGCGCTGATCGGCCCGTCGGGCTGCGGCAAGACGACGGTCCTGCGATGCCTGAACCGGATGAACGACCTCATCGACGTCGCCCGGGTGGAGGGGACGATCCGGTACCACGGCGTGGACCTGTACGAGGCCGGGATCGACCCCGTCGAGGTTCGCCGCCGCATCGGCATGGTGTTCCAGAAGCCCAACCCCTTCCCCAAGTCGATCTACGACAACATCGCGTTCGGTCCGAAGATCGCCGGGTTCAAGGGCAACATGGACGAGCTCGTGGAGGAGTCGCTCACCCGCGCGGCGCTGTGGGACGAGGTGAAGGGCAAGCTGAAGACCTCGGCCACGGAGCTCTCCGGGGGGCAGCAGCAGCGGCTGTGCATCGCCCGGTGTATCGCGGTCCAGCCGGACGTGATCCTGATGGACGAGCCCTGCGCGTCGCTCGACCCGATCGCCACGCTGAAGATCGAGGAGCTGATGTACCAGCTGGTGTCCGACTACACGATCGTGATCGTGACCCACAACATGCAGCAGGCCGCCCGGATCAGCGATCGCACCGCCTTCTTCACCGTGGAGGTCAAGGACGACGGCCCCCGCGTGGGAACGGTGGTGGAGTACGACCTGACCGACCACATCTTCACCAACCCGAAAGACCCCCGAACGGAGGACTACGTGACCGGGCGATTCGGATGA
- the phoU gene encoding phosphate signaling complex protein PhoU has protein sequence MREETRRRFHDDLAQLQATLYREADLATTAVARSVEALVHRNNELAHAVIDGDDEVDECYLEIERHILEMIALQTPVATDLRLVSAILHTNLHLERVGDQAVNIAKIYLLTQDLPTDSTILSHLQEMSDIVCRMLRTAIDSFVRRDLELCLRLPEMDDPVDLLNRGMYLQVLRLAGHPAALEWGIQMNVVARQLERVGDNAVDIAEQVGFLLTGEFREFTDASHLIEP, from the coding sequence ATGAGAGAGGAAACGCGCCGCCGCTTCCACGACGACCTGGCTCAGCTCCAGGCCACACTGTACCGGGAGGCGGACCTGGCGACGACGGCGGTGGCGCGCTCGGTCGAAGCGCTGGTCCACCGCAACAACGAGCTGGCCCATGCGGTGATCGACGGGGACGACGAGGTCGACGAGTGCTATCTGGAGATCGAACGGCACATCCTGGAGATGATCGCGCTCCAGACACCCGTCGCGACCGATCTCCGGCTCGTGTCGGCGATCCTGCACACGAACCTCCACCTGGAGCGGGTCGGCGACCAGGCCGTGAACATCGCCAAGATCTACCTGCTCACGCAGGACCTCCCCACCGACTCCACGATCCTGTCGCACCTCCAGGAGATGTCCGACATCGTCTGCCGGATGCTCCGGACGGCGATCGACTCGTTCGTGCGCCGGGACCTGGAGCTGTGCCTGCGCCTGCCGGAGATGGACGACCCGGTCGATCTGCTGAACCGGGGGATGTATCTCCAGGTCCTTCGGCTGGCCGGCCACCCCGCGGCCCTGGAATGGGGGATCCAGATGAACGTCGTCGCTCGGCAGCTCGAGCGTGTGGGCGACAACGCCGTGGACATCGCGGAGCAGGTCGGGTTCCTGCTGACGGGGGAGTTCCGCGAGTTCACCGACGCATCCCACCTGATTGAACCGTAG
- a CDS encoding response regulator transcription factor translates to MSSPTPPSPRPAPSGEALVLVVEDEPALAETVQYSLQREGFRVAVAEDGATAVERFRAERPSLVLLDLMLPQLAGLDVLRLIRSESDVPIVVLTAKDSEADKVAGLELGADDYVTKPFSMRELTSRVRAHLRRAGMAKTPASPEPGSALEGGPVAMDTDRHEVRIRDELVPLPPKEFELLELLLARKGRLLTRDYLIEEVWGADYVGDTRTLDVHVKRLRQKIEEDPHRPVHLITVRGLGYRFVD, encoded by the coding sequence GTGAGCTCACCGACGCCTCCCAGCCCGCGACCGGCCCCCAGCGGCGAGGCCCTCGTCCTCGTGGTGGAGGACGAGCCGGCCCTGGCCGAGACCGTCCAGTACTCGCTCCAGCGCGAGGGATTCCGGGTGGCCGTGGCCGAGGACGGGGCAACCGCGGTGGAGCGGTTCCGCGCCGAACGGCCGTCCCTGGTGCTGCTCGACCTGATGCTGCCCCAGCTGGCGGGGCTGGACGTCCTGCGGCTGATCCGCTCGGAGTCCGACGTGCCCATCGTGGTCCTCACGGCCAAGGACTCGGAAGCGGACAAGGTCGCCGGCCTGGAGCTGGGGGCCGACGACTACGTCACCAAGCCCTTCTCCATGCGGGAGCTGACCTCGCGGGTCCGAGCCCACCTCCGCCGGGCGGGGATGGCGAAGACCCCTGCCTCGCCGGAGCCCGGCTCGGCCCTGGAGGGCGGGCCCGTGGCCATGGACACCGACCGGCACGAGGTGCGCATCCGTGACGAGCTGGTTCCCTTGCCCCCCAAGGAGTTCGAGCTGCTGGAGCTCCTGCTGGCCCGGAAGGGCCGCCTGCTGACCCGCGACTACCTGATCGAGGAGGTGTGGGGGGCGGACTACGTGGGGGACACCCGGACCCTGGACGTCCACGTGAAGCGCCTCCGCCAGAAGATCGAGGAGGACCCCCACCGGCCGGTGCACCTGATCACGGTGCGCGGGCTGGGCTACCGGTTCGTGGACTGA